Genomic segment of Nonomuraea helvata:
AGCGTGATCTACGAACTGATCCGCTCAGGACGTCTCCGTTCCGTGACCCAGGGGCGTACCCGGCTCATCCCCGCCTCAGCCATAGAGGACTACATCTCCCTACTCGAACAGGAGGCTTCATGACCGAACGACGCAGCCGAGGAGACGGCGGCTTGCACTGGGACGAGCAGCGGCAACGCTGGATCGCCTCGGTGACGGTCGGCTACACCCCGGCCGGCAAGCGCATCGTCAAGAAAGCCAGCGGCAAGACCAAGACCGAAGCCAAGGCCAAGCTCAAAGAGATCGTCCGCGACCATGAGGACGGCCTCGCCATCGCGCCCACCAACTACACGGTGGCCAATGCGGTCCGCTACTGGCTTCAGCACGGCCTCGGCGGGCGTTCTCCCGCAACCGTCAAGATGTACAACACCTACGCCGACACGCACGTGATCCCCGCCCTCGGTGCCCGTAAGCTGCGGGATCTGTCCGTGG
This window contains:
- a CDS encoding helix-turn-helix domain-containing protein; protein product: MTPPLPAHDRRLYRVCEAMYLLSLSRSVIYELIRSGRLRSVTQGRTRLIPASAIEDYISLLEQEAS